The DNA region ACGCTAGTGACAATGCTAGTGAGTTAATTGGTACGCTTACTTTGTCTTATAACAAAGCTCGACAAGCGTCAATTACTCAGGAAATTCTTGAAGTTGTTGCTGGTGCTGAAGCACTTTAAGAAAAGTGTTTTTAGCGTTGCTAAAATCTTTCGCTTATGTAGTGGCAGCATCTTGCTGCCTAATTTCTTTTATTGGTTAATCGACAAAGCTCGTCTGGGCTTAAATTTTTTTTATCTTTTCTGTAACTTGATGACGATTTAGCGATAAATTAGATCGGGGTCACTTAAATTTTAGATAATACAGTCGTTTATGTCTCAAACTTATACTGTTGAAATCAATCACCAAGGCGAAACTCACTCAATTCAAGTCAAGGACACAGAAACGATTTTACAAGTTGCTTTGGATGCGGGAATAGAGTTACCAAGTTCTTGTCAGGCGGGAGTTTGTACGACTTGCGCTGCTAAAATTTTAGCAGGTGAGGTCGAGCAAAATGATGCTATGGGGGTTT from Oscillatoria salina IIICB1 includes:
- a CDS encoding 2Fe-2S iron-sulfur cluster-binding protein, with translation MSQTYTVEINHQGETHSIQVKDTETILQVALDAGIELPSSCQAGVCTTCAAKILAGEVEQNDAMGVSPELQEEGYVLLCVAHPRSDLKIESEKEEDIYQRQFGQP